The Nitrospira lenta genomic interval GGTATTACCCAGATAGGCTTTGTACATCGCACTGCCCACCGCCGGCCCGAACTTCTCGAACAGCGTGGCCATGCCTTCGATAATCGGCCCTTCCAGGCCAGTCAATGCCTTCGGACCGCCCTGCGCCCGCCCCGTCGGAGTCTGTTTTGCCTTGGCCATCCGCTCCTCCTTCACTGTCGAGTTGTGGTGATGCCGCAGCTCCGCGCCGGTTGCACTCCAGTTCCCAGCGTTAAGCGCGGAGCGCAGGGTACCAGAAGCCGTTTCTCAGTGCACGGTACTCTCATCATGCTGATGAGGCGGCACCGAGGTGAGGTCCTTTTCGCCTGCCGCCGCAGCGCGAAGGATCTGGCACTCCATCGCCATTCACACGTCTCCCCAATTATGCCGTTTAAAGACGCTCCCAAAACCGTGATCCGCGATGTGTATGACGATCTCAATCGGGCGACGCTCGAAGAAGCCCGCAACAACGGGTGGTTCTAGCGGTTCCACCGGCCAGCGCCTGCTCCAGCGACACCACGGCTGAAACCAGCTGGAGCAGAAACGATTGTCCGTCAAATCGGAGCGCGCGCAGTGAGCCCTTATTTCCTTTCATGGTGCGATAACAAGGTCTTGCATCTTCCACTGAAGGTTTTGCATCATGATACGCCGAGGTGGGACGGAAGATCGCGCATCGCGCTGCCCCGAACCCACAGGAAGAACAAGGACCTGAGCCTCACCCCTTGGACCGAGGGTTTTCCCCATGAGCATTCCCCGAAAAATCCTGCCCGCGCTGGGCGCGACCATCCTCGCGCTGCTCTTAGCGCTGGGAGTCTATCGCTCATTGACGACCACTCAGATGGTGTCGATTGCCACGGGCATTCAGGGCAGCGGTTACTATGAGTTAGGCCAAAAGATCGAACAGATCCTCCGGTCCGACTTTGAACAGCAGCCCCTCGAAGCGCCGCTCATCTTCCAGCACATAGATTCTCATGGCCCTCAAGAGAATCTTCAGCTATTGGCTCACCGGGAAGCTCAATTGGGAATGGCGCTGGAAGGCCTGTCCGTCAAACCCAAAGAATCGGGCAGCGCAGATATCCGTGGACTGATAAAAATATCCAGCTCAAATCTGCACATCATCGTCAGACCACAGCTGAGCCACCAGCTGGGCAAACCCATTACTCAACTGTCCGACCTCGTTGACAATGTACGCCGGCGACTGGGGCGTCCGCTCCGAGTCTACATCGGCTCTCCGAACGGATCGACCCACACGGTGATGAGTCACATCCTGACCTACTACAAAACATCGACGGGGACCGATCTGGGATGGGAACTCACTGAGCGCGGTTCCTACGTCGACGCCGCGGATGATTTTCTCCACGACCGCATTGACGTCCTCTGCCTGTTAGTGGCGACCGGGAGCCCCGTCGCCGTGACCATGTCGCAACATGGCCTCTTAGTGCCACTTTCTGAAGGAGTGATTAATGCGATCCACACGCTGCATCCGGCCTTATCGGCGCAAACCATTCCCGCAGGTGTGTACAACAAGGATTTCCCGAGCGTGGCCATCACCACCCTTGGAGCAGAAGATATCCTCGTAGCCAACGGTGAAGTGAGCAGCCGCCTGGCCTATCAGATTGTGCGCACCCTAGCCCTTCACTGGCCGGAGCTGCAAACCGGCATGCTGCTACCCGAGGATTTCTCCAAAGCGCAGCTCAGCCAAAACGACTATTTCCCGCTCCACCCAGGAGCTGTCGCCTATTACAAAGGCGGAAACGTCCCGCTCTGGCCATGGTTCGAGGGCATCCTCGCCGTTCTCATTGAGCAGCGGGATATCGTCTTGTCTATCCTCGGTGGCATCCCAACGGTCTATGCCTTGCTCTATGCCTGGGTCCAACGCCGGCGCGTCACGCATCTCATGACTCAAATCGCAACCCTGCGGCACCAAGATGAAATCGATCATACCGCCATCGAAAACATCCGCATGCATGCCCTGACACTCATGGCAGAAGACAAACTCAGCCGCGATAGCTATACCTCTCTCAATGAATTTATCGATGCCCAGCTCAGCCAGACGTCGCTCAAGAGCGATCGCGCCGCGAAACTGGCAGCTCAAAAAGAATCCGCCCCGCCGCCGTCACCGTAGCCGGCGAACGATCCTTTCCAGTTCGTGTCACCTCGATAAAGACACCCGCCGCCAAGAGACCGGCAATGTCCCGAGCGATCTCTCGATGGCAACCGCGCAGGAGCCTGAACTGACTATGCCGCAATCGACTTGGTCGGCGGATATGGCGTGCTCAGTCAGCGCCGCCGCGCTGCCGGAATAACCTCTGCCCAACAGAACCCTGCGGCGACGGCCATTGCCAAGAACCATCCAAGACGAAATATTCCGACTTCATCGTACATCGCCCGCCCCTGCTCCATGCCGTAACATTGCTTTCGCATGTCATGCCTCCTCTCGACGGTCTGGTGTACCCTTCCCGTACGCGTCTCGCGCTTCGGCGCTGCAAGACAAGTCAGCAACTGACGTACCGCACACGGTTGCACACGGAACGCGCAAAAGACCGCGAACAAAAGCCGATTGACGATGTGAAAGAATCAGTGAAGGAACAACGTCACACGTGAGCGCGTGCTGATCGCAATGAATCGCGAAATGTCACCGAAGCAGCCGCAGTTATTAGAGAGACGCCATCGTGCGCGGAAG includes:
- a CDS encoding TAXI family TRAP transporter solute-binding subunit produces the protein MSIPRKILPALGATILALLLALGVYRSLTTTQMVSIATGIQGSGYYELGQKIEQILRSDFEQQPLEAPLIFQHIDSHGPQENLQLLAHREAQLGMALEGLSVKPKESGSADIRGLIKISSSNLHIIVRPQLSHQLGKPITQLSDLVDNVRRRLGRPLRVYIGSPNGSTHTVMSHILTYYKTSTGTDLGWELTERGSYVDAADDFLHDRIDVLCLLVATGSPVAVTMSQHGLLVPLSEGVINAIHTLHPALSAQTIPAGVYNKDFPSVAITTLGAEDILVANGEVSSRLAYQIVRTLALHWPELQTGMLLPEDFSKAQLSQNDYFPLHPGAVAYYKGGNVPLWPWFEGILAVLIEQRDIVLSILGGIPTVYALLYAWVQRRRVTHLMTQIATLRHQDEIDHTAIENIRMHALTLMAEDKLSRDSYTSLNEFIDAQLSQTSLKSDRAAKLAAQKESAPPPSP